A part of Dehalococcoidia bacterium genomic DNA contains:
- a CDS encoding CoA transferase, producing MAGVLDGVLVVDLSEGIAGGYCTKLLAALGAEVIKVERPGLGDPIRSMPPFKDDIPDPETSVVHLHLSMGKKSITLDPWRATGLDLLRRLIATADVLVESFKPSELMRLGIGHELLEREHPRLVVTSVTHFGKDGPYAEYEGGELVDYSFGGYTFLTGLPDREPIKAGGSQAQYQGGLHAATATMAALLMREATGMGDRLDVSISEAICYAHAGMSAYLNNGQIYRRVGARLLSDLPTAPYPSTILPARDGFVHVHWAPADPSLLGVLTETPRLSEPEVWETPRGHADEIDELVSAWLSQQDKAEAVRKAQEIRHPFTEVLTPADLLEDPQLQARGFLPEVEHPLLGAFRHIGPAFVMGETPLRVERAPLLGEHNVEIYCQRLGLTAEELSGLRERGVV from the coding sequence ATGGCCGGCGTTCTCGATGGCGTCCTCGTCGTCGACCTTAGCGAGGGCATAGCCGGCGGCTACTGCACCAAGCTCCTGGCCGCCCTGGGCGCCGAGGTCATCAAGGTGGAGCGCCCGGGCCTGGGCGACCCGATCCGGAGCATGCCGCCCTTCAAGGACGACATCCCGGACCCTGAGACTTCTGTCGTCCACCTTCACCTCTCGATGGGGAAGAAGAGCATCACGCTCGACCCCTGGCGCGCGACGGGCCTCGACCTGCTGCGGCGCCTCATTGCCACGGCGGACGTGCTCGTAGAGTCCTTCAAGCCGTCCGAGCTGATGCGCCTCGGCATCGGCCATGAACTGCTGGAGCGCGAGCACCCGCGCCTGGTGGTCACGTCAGTCACGCATTTCGGCAAGGACGGGCCGTATGCCGAGTACGAGGGCGGCGAGCTGGTCGACTACTCGTTCGGCGGCTATACGTTCCTGACGGGCCTGCCTGACCGCGAGCCGATCAAGGCCGGAGGCTCGCAGGCGCAGTATCAGGGCGGGCTCCATGCCGCCACGGCGACGATGGCGGCGCTCCTCATGCGCGAGGCCACGGGCATGGGAGACCGCCTCGACGTCTCGATCTCGGAGGCGATCTGCTACGCGCACGCGGGCATGTCCGCATATCTGAACAACGGCCAGATCTACCGGCGTGTGGGCGCGCGCCTGCTGTCCGACCTCCCGACCGCCCCCTATCCTTCGACCATCCTTCCGGCGCGCGATGGCTTCGTGCACGTGCACTGGGCGCCCGCGGACCCTTCCCTCCTCGGCGTCCTCACGGAGACGCCCCGCCTCAGCGAGCCTGAGGTCTGGGAGACCCCGCGTGGCCACGCGGACGAGATCGATGAGCTGGTCTCCGCCTGGCTGAGCCAGCAGGACAAGGCCGAGGCGGTGCGCAAGGCGCAGGAGATACGCCATCCCTTCACGGAGGTGCTCACACCAGCGGATCTCCTCGAGGACCCGCAGTTGCAGGCGCGAGGCTTCCTGCCCGAAGTAGAGCACCCGCTCCTCGGCGCCTTCAGGCACATCGGGCCGGCATTCGTGATGGGTGAAACGCCCTTGCGGGTGGAGCGCGCGCCCCTGCTCGGCGAGCACAACGTCGAAATCTATTGCCAGCGCCTGGGCCTTACCGCCGAGGAGCTCTCCGGGCTCCGCGAAAGAGGGGTTGTCTAG
- a CDS encoding acyl-CoA dehydrogenase family protein — translation MDLRMTEEQKMICATIRRFVREEIIPLEETELDADAYELPEEHEERLRPIAESTGIPGAQGLDTKTRVFMAEEMSQHRAGLYSPCYGLFRGAAGTGEGGGGGGFIGLTEPSGGSDPARAIRTRAVRDGDEWVINGSKVFNSGADTASFGTIYARTGDTPGRESISAFRVPTNTPGFEVRRLIHVLRSHYTTELSFTDMRVPASAMIGAEGTGFANANARLSGNRITYAASCTGVAIAAHRMATEYSRQRVTFGEPLSNRQAIQWMLVDNEIDIRTARWLCLSAAEKVDNGEPFRFEAAMAKLIATEAAGRVVDRSMQIHGGYGMTKDLPFERWFRELRIRRIGEGPSEIQRMIMARDLTYGSVQPGKFELEP, via the coding sequence ATGGACCTGCGAATGACCGAAGAGCAGAAGATGATCTGCGCCACCATCCGGCGCTTCGTCCGCGAAGAGATCATCCCTCTGGAGGAGACCGAGCTCGACGCCGACGCCTACGAACTGCCCGAGGAGCACGAGGAGCGCCTGCGGCCCATCGCCGAGTCGACGGGCATACCCGGCGCGCAGGGCCTGGACACGAAAACGAGGGTCTTCATGGCGGAGGAGATGTCCCAGCACCGCGCCGGGCTCTACTCGCCCTGCTACGGGCTCTTCCGGGGCGCTGCCGGGACCGGCGAAGGAGGTGGTGGCGGAGGATTCATCGGCCTCACCGAGCCGAGCGGCGGCTCCGACCCCGCGCGCGCCATCCGCACGCGAGCCGTGCGCGACGGCGACGAGTGGGTCATCAACGGCTCCAAGGTCTTCAACTCCGGCGCCGACACGGCCTCCTTTGGCACGATCTACGCGCGCACGGGCGATACGCCTGGCCGCGAGAGCATCAGCGCCTTCCGCGTGCCGACGAACACCCCCGGCTTCGAGGTGCGGCGCCTCATCCACGTCCTGCGCTCCCATTACACGACGGAGCTCTCCTTCACGGACATGCGGGTGCCGGCTTCGGCGATGATCGGCGCCGAGGGCACGGGCTTCGCCAACGCCAATGCCCGGCTCAGCGGCAACCGCATCACCTATGCGGCGAGCTGCACGGGCGTGGCGATCGCGGCACACCGCATGGCCACGGAGTACTCTCGCCAGCGCGTCACCTTTGGCGAGCCGCTCTCCAACCGGCAGGCGATCCAGTGGATGCTCGTCGACAACGAGATCGATATCCGCACGGCGCGCTGGCTATGCCTTTCCGCCGCCGAAAAGGTCGATAACGGCGAACCTTTCCGCTTCGAGGCGGCCATGGCGAAGCTCATCGCGACGGAAGCGGCGGGCCGCGTTGTCGACCGGTCGATGCAGATCCACGGCGGCTACGGTATGACCAAGGACCTGCCCTTCGAGCGCTGGTTCCGGGAGCTGCGCATCCGCCGCATCGGCGAGGGGCCCTCCGAGATACAGCGCATGATCATGGCCCGGGACCTGACCTACGGCTCCGTGCAGCCCGGGAAGTTCGAGCTCGAGCCCTAG
- a CDS encoding CoA transferase, translated as MRPLSGIRILDLTIVVAGPVGTSILGNLGAEVIKVENTVQRTLTRSTSSRAAGRGGNFIDLNRDKLGITLNLNVPQARDIFKRLVRISDVVIENFSPRVMRNFGLEHDDLVKVNPGIITVSMPAFGKTGPLRDMTSFGPGIDAMSGLSHLTGYPDSTPLKPGNYYCDYNAGVLAALAVMAAVFHKRRTGRGQAIEVAMRDGETQLVGEFILDYVLNGRVQQRAANRHPNVAPHNVYRCRGEDEWLAIAVETDAQWAALCRVMTRPQLSTDPLFATTLARKRNEDAVDRVVAEWAAGQDKIEAMHLLQAEGIPASAVMTTADIASDPHFLARGAFQEVRMPRGDTFRLQRAAWTARRADIRIGPGPEYSEHTEQVLRDLLGLSEDEIAALAEAGAIALPERAEERV; from the coding sequence GTGCGCCCCCTTTCCGGCATCCGCATCCTTGACCTGACAATCGTCGTTGCCGGCCCAGTCGGCACCTCGATCCTCGGCAACCTCGGCGCCGAGGTCATCAAGGTCGAGAACACTGTGCAACGCACCCTGACGAGGTCGACGTCGAGCAGGGCGGCGGGGCGTGGCGGCAATTTCATAGACCTGAACCGGGACAAGCTCGGCATCACACTGAACCTCAACGTCCCGCAGGCCCGTGACATCTTCAAGCGCCTGGTCCGGATCAGCGACGTCGTGATCGAGAACTTCAGTCCGCGGGTGATGCGCAACTTCGGCCTCGAGCACGACGACCTCGTAAAGGTGAACCCGGGCATCATCACCGTGTCCATGCCGGCCTTCGGCAAGACCGGGCCATTGCGCGATATGACGTCGTTCGGGCCGGGGATCGACGCGATGAGCGGTCTCTCCCACCTGACCGGCTATCCCGACAGCACGCCGCTCAAGCCCGGAAACTACTACTGCGACTACAACGCCGGCGTGCTCGCCGCTCTCGCGGTCATGGCCGCGGTGTTTCACAAGCGCCGCACTGGCCGCGGTCAGGCGATAGAGGTGGCGATGCGCGACGGCGAGACGCAGCTCGTGGGTGAGTTCATCCTCGATTACGTGCTCAACGGCCGCGTGCAGCAGCGGGCCGCGAACCGCCACCCGAATGTCGCGCCCCATAACGTCTACCGCTGTCGCGGTGAGGACGAGTGGCTCGCGATAGCGGTCGAGACCGACGCCCAGTGGGCCGCGCTCTGCCGGGTGATGACGAGGCCGCAGCTCAGCACCGATCCGTTGTTCGCAACGACGCTCGCCCGCAAGCGCAACGAAGATGCCGTTGACAGAGTAGTCGCCGAATGGGCCGCCGGGCAGGACAAAATCGAGGCCATGCACCTCCTGCAGGCCGAGGGGATCCCGGCGTCCGCGGTGATGACCACGGCTGACATCGCCTCGGACCCGCACTTCCTCGCCCGGGGCGCCTTCCAGGAAGTGCGCATGCCGCGCGGAGATACCTTCCGGCTGCAGCGGGCGGCCTGGACGGCAAGGCGGGCGGACATCCGCATCGGCCCGGGGCCGGAGTACAGCGAGCACACGGAGCAGGTGCTGCGTGACCTGCTGGGCCTCAGCGAAGACGAGATCGCGGCGCTCGCGGAAGCGGGCGCCATAGCACTGCCTGAGAGAGCGGAGGAACGAGTATGA